Genomic DNA from Hordeum vulgare subsp. vulgare chromosome 2H, MorexV3_pseudomolecules_assembly, whole genome shotgun sequence:
GCCTTTGTCTTCTTCAACAGCAGAGCTGCTGCAGCCTCTGCATCTCAGACTCTCCATGCCCAGATGTTTGATGAATGGACAGTTACAGAAGCTCCTGAACCACGTGAGGTAATATGGACCAATCTTCCAAAGAAAATATATGATAGGCAAACCAGACAGACTGTGGTCTACCTCATTGTCTTTGTCACCGTGGTTTTCTATATGATTCCTATTACTGCTATCTCTGCTGTTACAACGTTGCAAAAACTGAGGGAGAAGCTGCCCTTTCTGAAGGTGGTTGTGGACCAACCTTTACTTACGACAGTCTTACAAGCTTACCTGCCGCAGATCGCCCTCATTGTTTTCCTTGCTTTGCTGCCCACTCTTCTTATGCTCCTGTCAAAGTTAGAAGGAATTCCTTCACAGAGCCATCTAGTGAGGGCAGCATCAGGAAAATACTTCTACTTCATCGTCTTCAATGTCTTCATCGGCTATGCAATTGGTTCCTCACTATTCAGTGCTTTGCAAGATGTTATCAACAACCCTCCTGGAATTTTTACGACTCTTGGCGCCAGGCTTCCTGGAAATGCAACTTTCTTCCTCACATTCGTTGCACTGAAGTAATTACCGTGTCTCATTTATGCACTTCTTGTCCTGCGCTTATTCCAGGTGTAGAATATATAACTGATTGAttgttgtttttgacagattctttgTTGGTTATGGGCTTGAGCTCTCTCGTTTGGTCCCTCTCATCATTTTCCACCTGAAAAGGAAGTACCTATGCAAGACAGAGGATGAGGTGAGAGCGGCCTGGGCTCCAGGAGACCTGGGGTATAACACCAGGGTTCCAAATGATATGCTGATCGTGACAGTTGTGTTGTGCTACTCCGTCATCGCGCCTTTGATTTTGCCATTTGGCGTTGCTTACTTTGCTCTGGGTTGGCTTAtcgcaaaaaatcaggtgagcaagattttactccctccgtcccaaaataagtgtgttaagcttagtacaattgtactagctctagtacaaagttgagacagttattttggggcaGAGGGAGTATTTACTAAAATGTATGTTGAACAGTTGGGCTGGCCTAGGCAcagccttttttccttttcttgtgcAAATAGACATGCCTTCTTAAATTGATACTAATACCATCACCAGATATTTGAAGAGAACGGATTTCAGAAGTGACTTACCTTACACTCCTTGTTTCTAAATGCAGGTTTTGAGAGTTTATGTTCCTAGTTATGAGAGCAACGGGCGAATGTGGCCACACATGCACACGAGGATCATTGCAGCTCTAATGGTTTACCAGGCCACCATGATTGGTATCATCACCGCGAAGCGCTTCTACTATTCTACTATCCTCTTCCCACTCCTTGCAATAAGCTTAATCTTCGCCTACACTTGCCATACACGCTTCTATCCTGCATTCGCCAAAACCCCTCTTGAGGTGGCAAGCCAGCAGCTGAAAGAGACGCCGAACATGAGCACCATTTACACCGCCTACATCCCTCCTTGCCTCAAGCCGGAGAAGCTCGAAGATGTGGAAGTCTTCGAAGACGCTCAGTCACGCACCACCTCCAGAGCTCCGTCCTTTTAATGTAAGTAGTTGCATCCATCAAAACGAGTAACCATTAGAAGCACAAGGATGACCTAAGTATTGCCGTAAAAAAATCTGAATTGTAAACAAAAGGATGACCCCGGCATTGCCTTCTAATTTCTGCAGGATATGTGATGAATGTCCACGTGCTCAGGACGGCCTTTCCACCCTGTGAAGCTTCTGTTTCCAGTATAGGAAACTGATGTCATATTGTCATGTCCCGTGTACATACATTCGCTGTTGCATGTTGAACAGTTATTGAAAGACGTCGTCTTATATTTTAGGTCGTTGATGTGGATATTGTTGGGTGTTTAGATTCTTCTTTTTGCTATTATTGTGTGTAGACCATCTGCTGCCCTGGTGTGTAAAAATCTCAAAAGTCTGACTGCTTGATGCCTTTTGAccctgttaacaaattatcccggTACTGCTACTATTTCTCTCTATTATTAAAGCAGGAtatgccgtcgtgatggttcaacctccgcgatggttcgacctcctcTGTCACCCCCCTTGATCGCACGCGATAGAAAAATAGCTCGATCCCGCACGCCCGCACGTGAAGCCAAGAAAATCAAGCCCACGCTCCCACGCATTGTCGTTAAAAAAGCAGAGAATAAATTGCCGCCCACCTCggtaaaattgacaaaaatgacccctgggggaaagaactcacggagtgaccccTCGGGGAAAATATTTCACccgcctgacccttttgtgtggcgcccgacacctaggcgccacactacattgtgtggcgcctagccgttcggcgccacaccctcCGACCACCTGGCAAGGAgggcccaccccccaggccgtgtgacgcctaagcctgagGCGTCACACATTataatgtgtggcgccgaacgcttaggcgccacacattgacttaactggccacgggccagcccccctccccaccccctccccattcccctccctcattcaaacagaaactgcaacggcggcggctggctctcttcgaatccctaatcccctcccccatctccttcagatatggtgatttcttccttggattgatcccccaaggtaatctcctcccccatcccttccgtttcccatccttctatccaagtgtaataggtttttgttgagtagattgatttgagtaggttcttaggatttgactagttaggatatgagttcttaggatttgagtagttagtatattagtagttagtatatgattATTAGGAGTTAgtatattagtagttagtattagtagttagtatatgagtatatgagtagtagtagttcatattagtagttagtattagtagttagtatatgagtatattagcagtagtagttcatatttgtagttagtattaatagttagtattagtagttagtatatgagtatattagtagtagtagttcatatttgtagttagtatatgagtatatgagtagtagtagttcatatgagttcttaggatttgagtagttaggatatgtagATTAGTGGATTGTAGGATGGtgtaattttttgaatatgagtatttttgaatattagttagtatatgagtagatgagtaattttttgaatatgattattttttttgtgatttgtaggatggtgtggcttctgaataatgtttatgacgttgaacaccgggcctatttcatgtcggagaagaaaatggtaagtagaaaatgattagtagatgagtaattttttgaaaatgtaataagcacttgatatcttcttctcctatctgtttgcaggagcttacgcccttgaagatccggtctcatggggcatcgtctgtaatgcagtacgatgagcggtacaccccatacatcgagatgacatgactccttccattcgtgcagcttgtgagtcggtcaacgcccAATCTGAACGTCGCGGCAGTCACAGCACttattgatcgttggaggccggagacacatagttttcacctccgtaccggagagatgacggttactcttcaagatgtttccatgatcaccgcacttccgatcgaggggaagcctctttgtatgagcactgattccgagggatggcggcaacaaatggaggctcttattggtatgtcgccataggagccggaggtagaagatggagggaagaaagatagagtcccggccggcgctcctttcacttggattgccgcgaactttgctcattgtcctgaggacgcagatgacgaggtgatccagaggtatgctcgcgtgtacatgtggtacgtcatctctaggactatctttgctgacggcacaggcaagaatgctccatggatgtggctgaaggcgttgactattttcgacaacaagttcagctggggctcggccgcactggcttacttgtatcggc
This window encodes:
- the LOC123426264 gene encoding CSC1-like protein ERD4 — translated: MDISSFLTSLLTSFVIFVVLVLLFTWLSRRPGNAPVYYPSVLLRGLDPWEGRGRGTRSPVGWIRQAFAASEPDVVAAGGLDAAVYLVFLSSVLAILVFSAIVLLPVLLPVAGTDHALEDSTGRVPPNVTDFERLALGNVKDESARLWAFIFAVYWVSFVTYFILWRSYKHVSNLRAAARSTSDVKPEEFAMLVRDVPVPPPDQTIKDSVDSYFRALHPDTFYKAMVVTDIKKADKIFQEIEGHKQKIAHAEAVYAESKTTNRPEGTRPTHRTGFLGLIGKKVDTLEYCSEKIKELLPKLEDEQKSTLSDKQQRAAFVFFNSRAAAASASQTLHAQMFDEWTVTEAPEPREVIWTNLPKKIYDRQTRQTVVYLIVFVTVVFYMIPITAISAVTTLQKLREKLPFLKVVVDQPLLTTVLQAYLPQIALIVFLALLPTLLMLLSKLEGIPSQSHLVRAASGKYFYFIVFNVFIGYAIGSSLFSALQDVINNPPGIFTTLGARLPGNATFFLTFVALKFFVGYGLELSRLVPLIIFHLKRKYLCKTEDEVRAAWAPGDLGYNTRVPNDMLIVTVVLCYSVIAPLILPFGVAYFALGWLIAKNQVLRVYVPSYESNGRMWPHMHTRIIAALMVYQATMIGIITAKRFYYSTILFPLLAISLIFAYTCHTRFYPAFAKTPLEVASQQLKETPNMSTIYTAYIPPCLKPEKLEDVEVFEDAQSRTTSRAPSF